One window of Trichoderma breve strain T069 chromosome 3, whole genome shotgun sequence genomic DNA carries:
- a CDS encoding triose-phosphate transporter family domain-containing protein, which yields MSAEEKTRVSGDITRSEPVLPTVNPAADKPAPAKASLHPVFYVVTWIGFSSSVILFNKWLLDTLNFRYPVILTTYHLTFATVVTQVMARWTTMLDGRKTVKMTGRVYLRAVVPIGVFFSLSLICGNLTYLYLSVAFIQMLKATTPVAVLISGWALGVSQPNLKQFLNVSAIVIAGVIFEALRLTMVQRLLSSADFKMDPLVSLYYFAPICAVMNGVVALIWEVPKVSMVEVYNVGFFTFFLNGLCAFMLNVSVVFLIGKTSAVVLTLCGVLKDIMLVVASMMIWGTQVTALQFFGYSIALGGMVYYKLGFEALKGYAGEAGRQWAEFGARKPILRKLSIIVMAVLFIFVVFGGLAPTYAPEYDPSKLASEVTNHFKGNAAAAAAAGAE from the exons atgtcTGCTGAAGAGAAAACCAGAGTCTCGGGCGACATCACTCGCTCCGAGCCAGTCTTGCCCACTGTCAATCCTGCGGCCGACAAGCCCGCTCCCGCAAAGGCTTCTCTACACCCCGTCTTCTACGTTGT CACATGGATTGGCTTCAGTTCTTCCGTCATCCTGTTCAACAAATGGCTCCTGGACACGCTCAACTTCC GCTATCCCGTCATTCTCACGACTTACCACCTCACCTTTGCTACCGTCGTTACCCAGGTCATGGCCCGCTGGACGACTATGCTCGATGGCCGAAAGACGGTTAAGATGACGGGCCGCGTATACTTGCGAGCCGTTGTGCCTATTGgtgtcttcttcagcttgaGTTTGATCTGCGGTAACCTGACCTACCTCTACCTCTCGGTCGCCTTCATCCAGATGCTCAAGGCTACCACGCCCGTTGCTGTCCTGATCTCCGGCTGGGCCCTGGGCGTGTCTCAGCCAAACCTGAAGCAGTTCCTCAATGTCTCGGCCATCGTT ATCGCCGGTGTCATTTTTGAGGCTCTCCGACTCACCATGGTCCAGAGACTGCTGAGCTCTGCTGACTTCAAGATGGACCCCCTGGTGTCTCTGTACTACTTCGCTCCCATCTGTGCCGTGATGAACGGTGTGGTTGCTTTGATCTGGGAGGTTCCCAAGGTCTCCATGGTTGAAGTGTACAACGTCggcttcttcaccttcttccTCAACGGTCTTTGCGCTTTCATGCTCAACGTCTCCGTCGTTTTCTTG ATTGGCAAGACCTCTGCTGTCGTCCTCACCCTCTGCGGTGttctcaaggacatcatGCTTGTCGTTGCCTCCATGATGATCTGGGGCACCCAGGTGACTGCTCTTCAGTTCTTTGGCTACTCCATCGCCCTCGGTGGCATGGTTTACTACAAGCTTGGCTTTGAGGCTCTCAAGGGCTACGCTGGTGAGGCCGGCCGCCAGTGGGCCGAGTTTGGTGCTCGCAAGCCTATCCTCCGCAAGCTGTCCATCATTGTAATGGCtgtgctcttcatcttcgtcgtctttggtGGCCTGGCTCCCACCTACGCCCCCGAGTACGACCCCTCCAAGCTCGCCTCTGAAGTTACCAACCACTTCAAGGgcaatgctgctgccgccgccgccgcgggAGCTGAGTAG
- a CDS encoding ribosomal l27e protein family domain-containing protein produces MKFLKVGRVAIITRGRYAGKKVVIIQPVDNGNKPHPFGHAIVAGIERYPSKITRRMSKTRQEKRSKVKPFIKVINYNHLMPTRYTLELEGIKGTISADTFKEVSQREDAKKTVKKVLEERYTSGKNRWFFTPLRF; encoded by the exons ATGAAGTTCCTCAAGGTCGGCCgagtcgccatcatcacccgAGGCCGATATGCCGGCAAGAAG gtcgtcatcatccagccCGTCGACAACGGCAACAAGCCTCACCCCTTCGGCCACGCCATCGTTGCCGGCATCGAGCGCTACCCCTCAAAGATCACCCGCCGCATGTCCAAGACCCGACAGGAGAAGCGCAGCAAGGTCAAGCCCTTCATCAAGGTCATCAACTACAACCACCTGATGCCCACCCGATACACCCTTGAGCTCGAGGGCATCAAGGGAACCATCTCCGCAGACACCTTCAAGGAGGTCAGCCAGCGGGAGGATGCCAAGAAGACTGTCAAGAAGGTTCTGGAGGAGCGATACACCAGCGGCAAGAACCGATGGTTCTTCACCCCTCTGA GATTCTAA